The nucleotide window ccCCATGCACCACGCTGGCCAAGTAATGGTGGATAGCTATCTTTTGCTTACACAGcaacgctggagcatgtgcaaggtggagttccatATAGTCACagatcagtctatgcggtggcagacTCTTTTGACGCTGGTTCTTGCTAAGCGCCGCAGCGGCAGTGGGGGATCggcatacatggctgcagataaagcgagcctgtctcagtaagtcctgcagtcctgggtacgtgcagaggaacttctgcaccaccaggttcgtACGTGCACAAAGcaaggcacatgtgttatgtggcccacaaggttggccctgttgtgagccaggagggcatcagccaagcctctctgtgcaaagccgacctctgctgctggcctttcaggagaagGTCAAAAAGAGAGGTGTTGGTGGTAGAAGGattgaaggaggaggaggagggagaggactggggtggcccatgctttcccaccacacccctcggcgggggtaccggGTGCTGTAATGTCTCTTGCAGATTACTGCACACTGAggtatgcaaggccacccagtgagcggtgaaggacaggtagcgtcccacgtgcctggttgtccagctgtccatgatgatgtggatttggctagacaccaagaaAGCCAATGTCCTGAAGAGTTTTTCTGtgacatgtgcatgtaaactgggtacatgcacatgtgtgggagaagtaatgcctgcctGGTATATtccaggccatcaggtcacggaagggagtcCACAATGCtttatggcagtagctgcaaggccaatagtttgacTAGATGTGAATTGAggtcaatgactcttttgttggttgggcccatagcctgatgccttgcacagAACTCCAGCAGAgcgggctgaagggactgggagctaggggagctgaaggagTATCCAACTTGCGGCGACAAACATGGTCTGACAAcatgaaacctgcgggcagaagctaaTACTTCTttgcagctggaagtctggctggcaccaacctcctaaGACATAGTAATCAACGACAATGACAGTTGGAGTTGGAAAAGGAGTCAATTGAgatggaagaagagacgatgacgtggttgcacctccttcaagagaacgcaagtactgctcccactttggtttgtggttcttgcgcctgtcctctgcgaatcttcCTGTAGCGCAGGTTGCAGATTGCTACCCACCCGTCATAGTCTTTCAGCATGAAATAGGAGCACACTGGTGAtatgcgtgcaaccactctgctgctcattttctttgcctgcctctgtgtctgctgggtgccctgtgtccGCTCCATCTCCGCCACCATCatatcgtctctgactgttcccctgcttgtgcccgctgctctgtctcttctttgggactcacatgaggcagattggcggccccttccatcccagtctcttgctgttgctgctgcctttcctctacgtctgttttggaactcctgctagcccttacacgcaccggtggttcctaAGTGACATCACGATCATAATCATCCTCATTTTCAATGAGCTAACCCTTGCAAATGCAGCCAATGATCtggaaccctcacccagcaagtgctgaccacactctccaagggtctcagaGTCTGCcgcctgctctgaaattcgcaatgacagatcttcaggctgttcatcaaacaacaagggagagtcatcgggaggtacaggcacattagtcacgctaactcctgtctttgctcctgtcacggctgtgctggatgctgctgctgcagaagaagagcctgctgcacttgtggcccctgagacccagtccacaatactctccacatggcgtggctgtatgattgtattccgccctctcaatacatctaccagggTACTGgtactccgcacacatctcagatctgtttgacaacttgtgctgctgctgtcctacagtttgctgctgctgttgtcaTACAGTGATGGACTCCCGGGGGCATacgccatgccttcccctgcgtctaccgctcatcttttacttatttgggcaaaaatgcacctgtaccaaacggtttggaaaataggaacaggtatcaaacactgaattctatgtttttttttttagtaggacagaattgtttctgtaccaaatgggcttcttttataaataatgagagttatcaaacactgaaatatctgtatttttttagagttggacagaattttttctgtaccaaactggctttttttggtacataggaacaggtagcatcaaaaacggCACAATCTATTTATAGAGAGATATACGGAAGgatcctaacctgtccctgtcacaatccacatctctccctgcttctatccttcccacagaacacaagatggagtatCTTGTATATATCCGGTATAtatcattccctgtatatatgcctgtgctcagatatCTGCTGATTTGGCTGCTgcgccttgctgtgcatcctgggagcaaatgattcactcccaacCGTGCCTTTACCGTGAGAAATAGTCGCCATTCCTGcctcctgctttttccctcgttcatTCGGCGTAAATgcgacctcatggcaaatcacaaggcccgatttgctgcaagatcgaacCTATAAATCTGgcttgctcatccctatataGACCAAAGCAAAATGACAGAAAGAATACAATTTGTGCAttgcttttgtgtattttatcaCATATTGTttacatcattttatattattttgagttgattatatttttgtacaattacAAGATAcgattattattttactgtttagtaAATCTCATTAATcatcatttggattttttttcctaattcagtTATACACATTGATTTCTAAATTGCTTGATTTTCACTTATGATTGATGTAGATATATAATCAAGTCATCATGTTTAATGTAATGTAGAGCTGGGAACGGGTGAATCCTGGACACAAGGTGTATATGGTGAGCTGACAGATTGGCACTGAGGTTTGGGCCGGTATAGAACTTCCCGCTCTTTCTATGGAGTACAGAACTCCAATTTATGACATTTCCATCCAGGTCACCAGAGATCACCTTCGGTATGTGTTCCGGTGTCAGGACATAGTCCCACATGTGAACATCACTTATTTCTCCAACAAATGACTGAGACACAACGAACCCTCCACCAACAGAATCTTGGTCTTGTCCCAGAATAATGCTGGCTTCTGCTGCAATAGAAGAACCTTTCATGGAGACTTTTCTGGGGTAGAGCTTCCTATTCACCCAAAGTTGGACCATACCAGTGTCAGAGTCCCAGGTCACACAGAGGTGCCTCCAGTCCAAAGTCTCTGGATCTGTCTTTATATTGGTGGCTGCCTGGTTTATATATACAGAACAGATGTTTGGAGGCTGTAAATAGATTAGAAATGCATTGTCCTTCCCGGGAGTAGCAATAGAGAAGAGGGAATAGGGGCGAGAGAGATCAGTATAAGAACGTAGACAGACGCTGAGTTTCTGCAATGGCTTTGTAATTGTAAGtcttaagccgcgtacacacgtgcaatttttgttgttggaaaggatctttcatgacatacagcaccgttcatgctctatggagaggggagggggggagcgacggaaaGCGACAgaaatgccgattatcgggcgataaaaatctgacgtgtgtacgcagctttagtcttccCCAGGGAATCCAGCACAGATCATGtcattcttaagctgcgtacacacgtcagatttttatcgcccgataatcggcatcggccagatatcgggcgaaaatctgccgtgtgtacagtcggtatcgtccatcgtccggacgaccgacctgccggatccacggacgatggacgacaaccgatcctaatgaaagggaagggggagagcgcgcagcagggtgccgctccgtcgctctccccctccccgtGTATTgccaccctcatcctcctcccccatttcttgccctcctctcccatcgccactttccatcaggccacacagggtattatcaagcagaaagatgatgggtatgacatcgttccagcctgaccgctcccgactcacaacgtttgtggcctgctcaaagggggccagtacc belongs to Pyxicephalus adspersus chromosome 2, UCB_Pads_2.0, whole genome shotgun sequence and includes:
- the LOC140324868 gene encoding C-reactive protein-like, whose protein sequence is MELTITKPLQKLSVCLRSYTDLSRPYSLFSIATPGKDNAFLIYLQPPNICSVYINQAATNIKTDPETLDWRHLCVTWDSDTGMVQLWVNRKLYPRKVSMKGSSIAAEASIILGQDQDSVGGGFVVSQSFVGEISDVHMWDYVLTPEHIPKVISGDLDGNVINWSSVLHRKSGKFYTGPNLSANLSAHHIHLVSRIHPFPALHYIKHDDLIIYLHQS